The Streptomyces sp. DH-12 genome has a window encoding:
- a CDS encoding 3-hydroxyacyl-CoA dehydrogenase: MTALDLSSPVAVVGTGTMGQGIAQVALVAGHPVRLYDAAPGQARKAADTIGARLDRLVEKERLTADERDAARARLTPVDDLPGLAGCSLVVEAVVERLDVKQELFRALEDVVADDCLLATNTSSLSVTAIGGALRVPGRFVGLHFFNPAPLLPLVEVVSGFATDVTSATRAYETARAWGKTPVACADTPGFIVNRIARPFYAEAFAVYESQGADPATIDAVLRESGGFRMGAFELTDLIGQDVNESVTHSVWQAFFQDVRFQPSLAQRRLVESGRLGRKTGRGWYDHREGAQRPEPHTAEPAEPPAYVVAEGGLGPAAELLDLIRGAGIEVREAEEDNGTRLVLPSGGQLVLADGQTSVEFRDVVYFDLALDYRRATRIALSHAAHTSAATVAQATGLFQALGKKVSVIGDVPGMIVARTVARIIDLAVDAVAKGVATEEDIDTAMRLGVNYPLGPFEWSRRLGRGWAGSLLDELHEVDPSGRYAPSLALYRYACAADQPEDTP; this comes from the coding sequence ATGACAGCACTCGACCTCAGCAGTCCCGTGGCCGTGGTCGGCACCGGCACCATGGGGCAGGGAATCGCCCAGGTCGCGCTGGTCGCGGGCCATCCCGTGCGGCTGTACGACGCCGCCCCCGGCCAGGCCCGCAAGGCCGCCGACACGATCGGCGCCCGGCTCGACCGCCTGGTGGAGAAGGAGCGCCTCACCGCGGACGAGCGGGACGCGGCCCGCGCCCGTCTGACTCCCGTCGACGACCTGCCCGGCCTCGCCGGCTGCTCCCTCGTCGTCGAGGCGGTCGTGGAGCGCCTCGACGTCAAGCAGGAGCTGTTCCGGGCGCTGGAGGACGTCGTCGCCGACGACTGCCTCCTCGCCACCAACACCTCCTCCCTGTCGGTCACCGCGATCGGCGGCGCGCTGCGCGTCCCCGGCCGCTTCGTCGGCCTGCACTTCTTCAACCCGGCGCCGCTGCTGCCGCTCGTCGAGGTCGTCTCCGGCTTCGCCACCGACGTCACCTCCGCCACGCGCGCGTACGAGACGGCCCGCGCCTGGGGGAAGACGCCGGTCGCCTGCGCCGACACCCCCGGCTTCATCGTCAACCGCATCGCGCGCCCCTTCTACGCCGAGGCCTTCGCGGTGTACGAGTCGCAGGGCGCCGACCCGGCCACCATCGACGCGGTGCTGCGCGAGTCGGGCGGCTTCCGGATGGGCGCCTTCGAGCTGACCGACCTCATCGGTCAGGACGTCAACGAGTCCGTGACTCACTCGGTGTGGCAGGCCTTCTTCCAGGACGTGCGCTTCCAGCCGTCCCTGGCGCAGCGCCGGCTGGTCGAGTCCGGCCGCCTCGGCCGCAAGACCGGCCGCGGCTGGTACGACCACCGGGAGGGCGCCCAGCGCCCCGAGCCGCACACCGCCGAGCCCGCCGAGCCGCCCGCGTACGTCGTCGCCGAGGGCGGCCTCGGGCCCGCGGCGGAGCTGCTCGACCTGATCCGCGGGGCGGGCATCGAGGTGCGCGAGGCCGAGGAGGACAACGGCACCCGCCTGGTGCTGCCGAGCGGCGGTCAGCTGGTCCTGGCCGACGGACAGACCTCCGTGGAGTTCCGTGACGTGGTCTATTTCGACCTGGCGCTGGACTACCGCAGGGCCACGCGCATCGCCCTGTCCCACGCCGCGCACACCTCCGCGGCGACGGTCGCCCAGGCCACCGGGCTGTTCCAGGCGCTCGGCAAGAAGGTGAGCGTCATCGGGGACGTCCCCGGGATGATCGTCGCGCGGACGGTGGCCCGGATCATCGACCTCGCCGTCGACGCGGTCGCCAAGGGCGTCGCCACCGAGGAGGACATCGACACCGCGATGCGGCTCGGTGTGAACTACCCCCTCGGGCCGTTCGAGTGGAGCCGCCGCCTCGGCCGCGGCTGGGCCGGGTCCCTGCTGGACGAACTGCACGAGGTGGACCCGTCCGGCAGGTACGCGCCGTCCCTCGCGCTCTACCGGTACGCGTGCGCCGCCGACCAGCCGGAGGACACCCCATGA
- a CDS encoding dihydrolipoamide acetyltransferase family protein, whose translation MAQVLEFKLPDLGEGLTEAEIVRWLVEVGDVVVVDQPVVEVETAKAMVEVPCPYGGVVTARFGAEGTELPVGAPLLTVAVGETADGRPAGDPAGADTAGSDGASGRKPAAEGSGNVLVGYGTSHAPARRRRVRSAGPAVNGRPRTTEPARATRPADTPQGTPGPQSGGGKAPADGPVPVISPLVRRLARQNGLDLRELTGSGPDGLILRADVEHALRAAASQDRTDTAATAAAPVPAATPAPAASSGSTPSVTRVPLKGIRGAVADKLSRSRTEIPDATCWVDADATELMRTRAAMNAAGGPKISVLALLARICTAALARYPELNASVDTGAREIVRYADVHLGFAAQTERGLVVPVVRDAHARDAESLTAEFARLTEAARAGTLTPAQLTGGTFTLNNYGVFGVDGSTPIINHPEAAMLGVGRIVPKPWVHEGELAVRQVVQLSLTFDHRVCDGGTAGGFLRYVADCVEQPAVLLRTL comes from the coding sequence ATGGCACAGGTGCTGGAGTTCAAGCTGCCCGACCTCGGTGAGGGGCTCACCGAGGCGGAGATCGTGCGCTGGCTGGTCGAGGTCGGTGACGTGGTCGTCGTGGACCAGCCGGTCGTCGAGGTCGAGACGGCCAAGGCGATGGTGGAGGTGCCCTGCCCCTACGGCGGTGTGGTCACCGCCCGCTTCGGCGCGGAGGGCACCGAACTGCCGGTGGGCGCCCCGCTGCTGACGGTGGCGGTCGGGGAGACGGCGGACGGCCGCCCGGCCGGGGACCCGGCCGGCGCGGACACCGCGGGCTCCGACGGCGCGAGCGGCCGGAAGCCGGCCGCCGAGGGCTCCGGCAACGTGCTGGTCGGCTACGGCACCTCGCACGCTCCGGCCCGGCGCCGCCGGGTCCGCTCCGCCGGCCCCGCGGTGAACGGGCGGCCCAGGACGACGGAGCCCGCGCGGGCGACGCGGCCGGCGGACACCCCGCAGGGCACGCCCGGCCCGCAGTCCGGCGGCGGCAAGGCCCCGGCGGACGGCCCGGTCCCCGTGATCTCCCCGCTGGTCCGCAGGCTGGCCCGGCAGAACGGCCTGGACCTGCGGGAGCTGACCGGTTCCGGCCCCGACGGGCTGATCCTGCGCGCGGACGTGGAGCACGCGCTGCGAGCCGCCGCGTCCCAGGACCGCACGGACACAGCGGCCACCGCCGCCGCACCGGTCCCGGCGGCCACCCCGGCGCCGGCCGCGTCCTCCGGGAGCACCCCGTCGGTCACCCGCGTCCCCCTCAAGGGCATCCGCGGCGCCGTCGCCGACAAGCTCTCCCGCAGCCGCACCGAGATACCGGACGCGACCTGCTGGGTGGACGCCGACGCGACGGAGCTGATGCGGACCAGGGCCGCGATGAACGCGGCGGGCGGACCGAAGATTTCCGTGCTGGCGCTGCTGGCCCGGATCTGCACGGCCGCCCTCGCCCGCTACCCGGAGCTGAACGCCTCGGTGGACACCGGGGCCAGGGAGATCGTCCGGTACGCGGACGTGCACCTCGGGTTCGCGGCGCAGACCGAGCGAGGACTGGTCGTCCCCGTGGTCCGCGACGCGCACGCGCGGGACGCGGAGTCGCTGACGGCGGAGTTCGCCCGGCTGACCGAGGCGGCACGCGCGGGCACGCTGACGCCCGCGCAGCTCACCGGCGGCACGTTCACCCTGAACAACTACGGGGTGTTCGGCGTCGACGGGTCCACGCCGATCATCAACCACCCCGAGGCCGCCATGCTCGGCGTCGGCCGCATCGTCCCCAAGCCGTGGGTGCACGAGGGCGAGCTGGCGGTCCGGCAGGTCGTGCAGCTCTCGCTCACCTTCGACCACCGGGTGTGCGACGGCGGCACGGCGGGCGGATTCCTGCGGTACGTGGCCGACTGCGTGGAACAGCCGGCGGTGCTGCTGCGGACGCTGTGA
- a CDS encoding HTTM domain-containing protein: MNRFSPAVHQAIARVTDSALGPYQTAVLRIGFGLTWLLFLLREYPHRQELYGPDSPWAWDLAAQLVASNDAFTVLLWSDSRIWFEAVYALAVLFSLLLLLGWRTRTMAALFMVGVLTLQNRSVFMGDGGDNVLHIMAIYLVFTRCGRVWSLDARRAHRAAGARARGERPRDRVGPALWAVLGIVLLLGSLAGRTDGDRFIPALLWAVWLGQAVWWLAGRPARTEQPRILLDVVANVVHNGALLVIMAETCLIYATAGWYKVQGSRWQDGTAVHYPLHLEYFSPWPSLAELLTASGTLVMLVTYVTVVVQVAFPFTLFNRRVKNALLSFMILEHAVIAVVLGLPFFSLAMIAADAVFLPTSFLRRTGRLAARARGRPRPRGDAAPPPPPRRPHGPPAVSRAKTCPEAGPAAGGAPGPRT, translated from the coding sequence GTGAACCGCTTCTCGCCGGCGGTCCACCAAGCGATCGCCCGGGTCACCGACTCCGCCCTCGGTCCGTACCAGACCGCCGTGCTGCGCATCGGCTTCGGCCTCACCTGGCTGCTGTTCCTGCTGCGTGAGTACCCCCACCGGCAGGAGCTCTACGGCCCCGACAGTCCCTGGGCCTGGGACCTCGCCGCCCAGCTGGTCGCCTCGAACGACGCCTTCACCGTGCTGCTCTGGTCGGACAGCCGGATCTGGTTCGAGGCGGTCTACGCGCTGGCCGTGCTGTTCAGCCTCCTGCTGCTGCTCGGCTGGCGCACCCGCACCATGGCGGCGCTGTTCATGGTGGGCGTCCTGACGCTGCAGAACCGCAGCGTCTTCATGGGCGACGGCGGTGACAACGTCCTGCACATCATGGCGATCTACCTGGTCTTCACCCGCTGCGGCCGGGTCTGGTCCCTGGACGCCCGGCGGGCGCACCGGGCCGCCGGGGCACGCGCGCGCGGGGAGCGGCCGCGCGACCGGGTGGGCCCCGCGCTGTGGGCGGTGCTCGGCATCGTGCTGCTCCTGGGGTCGCTGGCGGGCCGGACGGACGGGGACCGGTTCATACCCGCGCTGCTGTGGGCCGTGTGGCTCGGGCAGGCGGTGTGGTGGCTGGCCGGGCGGCCGGCGAGGACGGAGCAGCCGCGGATCCTGCTGGACGTCGTCGCGAACGTCGTGCACAACGGCGCGCTGCTGGTGATCATGGCGGAGACGTGCCTGATCTACGCCACGGCCGGCTGGTACAAGGTGCAGGGCTCCCGCTGGCAGGACGGCACCGCGGTCCACTACCCGCTGCACCTGGAGTACTTCTCCCCCTGGCCATCGCTGGCGGAGCTGCTCACCGCCAGCGGCACTCTGGTGATGCTGGTGACCTATGTGACCGTCGTCGTGCAGGTCGCCTTCCCGTTCACGCTGTTCAACCGACGGGTCAAGAACGCCCTGCTGAGCTTCATGATCCTGGAGCACGCGGTGATCGCCGTGGTGCTCGGGTTGCCCTTCTTCTCCCTGGCGATGATCGCGGCCGACGCGGTCTTCCTGCCCACGTCCTTCCTGCGCCGGACCGGCCGCCTGGCGGCACGCGCGCGGGGACGGCCGCGCCCGCGCGGGGACGCGGCCCCGCCCCCGCCGCCGCGGCGCCCGCACGGTCCGCCCGCCGTGAGCCGCGCGAAGACCTGCCCGGAGGCCGGCCCGGCGGCCGGCGGAGCGCCGGGCCCGCGCACGTAG
- a CDS encoding TrmH family RNA methyltransferase codes for MSDPVHDLSAASPAGPVAAWRRAAPDAVLLDGFHALKHAVRFGAEVLVALTADRAAALALADELAEDVRDTLAALLTEVPYGTYASLVTRPHPTAVAALAVRPDRAGNLTRLARAPRTAPVVVLDQPRNLGNAGAVVRLAAGFGATGVVTTGTLDPWHPTVVRGGAGLHFATAVERLTVDELPPGPVFALDPEGEDIRSLKLPDDALLAFGSERTGLTAELRERADHLVALPMRPQVSSYNLATSVAMTLYHWSATGGASA; via the coding sequence ATGAGCGACCCCGTCCACGACCTGTCCGCCGCGTCACCGGCCGGCCCGGTGGCCGCATGGCGCCGGGCCGCCCCGGACGCGGTGCTGCTCGACGGCTTCCACGCCCTCAAGCACGCCGTGCGCTTCGGCGCCGAGGTGCTCGTCGCGCTCACCGCCGACCGGGCCGCCGCCCTGGCGCTCGCCGACGAGCTGGCCGAGGACGTGCGGGACACGCTGGCGGCGCTGCTGACGGAGGTGCCGTACGGGACGTACGCCTCGCTGGTGACGCGTCCGCACCCCACGGCCGTCGCGGCGCTCGCCGTGCGGCCGGACCGCGCGGGCAACCTGACGAGGCTGGCGCGCGCGCCGCGCACCGCGCCCGTGGTGGTCCTGGACCAGCCGCGCAACCTGGGCAACGCGGGGGCCGTGGTCCGGCTGGCCGCCGGCTTCGGGGCGACCGGCGTCGTCACCACCGGGACGCTGGACCCCTGGCACCCCACCGTGGTGCGCGGCGGGGCGGGGCTGCACTTCGCCACCGCCGTGGAACGCCTCACCGTGGACGAGCTGCCGCCCGGACCGGTCTTCGCGCTGGACCCGGAGGGCGAGGACATCCGCTCCCTGAAGCTGCCGGACGACGCGCTGCTCGCCTTCGGGTCGGAGCGCACCGGTCTCACGGCCGAGCTGCGGGAGCGGGCCGACCATCTGGTGGCGCTGCCGATGCGCCCCCAGGTCTCCAGCTACAACCTCGCGACCAGTGTGGCCATGACGCTGTACCACTGGAGCGCCACCGGGGGCGCATCCGCCTGA
- a CDS encoding alpha-ketoacid dehydrogenase subunit beta, whose amino-acid sequence MTTVAVKPATMAQALTRALRDAMTDDPSVHVMGEDVGTLGGVFRITDGLAKEFGEDRCTDTPLAEAGILGTAVGMAMYGLRPVVEMQFDAFAYPAFEQLVSHVAKMRNRTRGTMPLPLTIRIPYGGGIGGVEHHSDASEAYYMATPGLHVVTPATVADAYGLLRASIASDDPVVFLEPKRLYWSKDAWNPEEPTAVEPIGRAVVRRSGRSATLITYGPSLPVCMEAAEAAEAEGWDLEVVDLRSLVPFDDETVCASVRRTGRAVVVHESGGFGGPGGEIAARITERCFHHLEAPVLRVAGFDLPYPPPMLERHHLPGVDRILDAVGRLQWEAES is encoded by the coding sequence ATGACCACCGTCGCCGTGAAGCCCGCCACCATGGCGCAGGCCCTCACGCGCGCGCTGCGCGACGCCATGACCGACGACCCGTCCGTGCACGTCATGGGCGAGGACGTCGGCACGCTCGGTGGCGTCTTCCGCATCACCGACGGCCTGGCCAAGGAGTTCGGCGAGGACCGCTGCACGGACACGCCGCTGGCCGAGGCGGGCATCCTCGGCACGGCCGTCGGCATGGCCATGTACGGGTTGCGGCCGGTCGTGGAGATGCAGTTCGACGCCTTCGCCTATCCCGCGTTCGAGCAGCTCGTCTCGCACGTGGCGAAGATGCGCAACCGCACCCGCGGCACGATGCCGCTCCCCCTCACGATCCGCATCCCCTACGGCGGCGGCATCGGCGGCGTCGAGCACCACAGCGACGCGTCCGAGGCGTACTACATGGCAACTCCGGGGCTCCATGTCGTCACGCCCGCGACCGTCGCCGACGCGTACGGCCTGCTGCGGGCGTCCATCGCCTCCGACGACCCGGTGGTCTTCCTGGAGCCCAAGCGGCTCTACTGGTCCAAGGACGCCTGGAACCCGGAGGAGCCGACGGCCGTCGAGCCGATCGGCCGCGCGGTGGTGCGTCGCTCCGGCCGGAGCGCCACCCTCATCACCTACGGGCCGTCCCTCCCCGTCTGCATGGAGGCGGCCGAGGCGGCCGAGGCCGAGGGCTGGGACCTGGAGGTCGTCGACCTGCGCTCACTGGTGCCGTTCGACGACGAGACGGTGTGCGCCTCGGTGCGACGGACGGGACGCGCGGTCGTCGTCCACGAGTCGGGCGGTTTCGGCGGCCCCGGCGGGGAGATCGCGGCCCGGATCACGGAGCGCTGTTTCCACCACCTGGAGGCGCCGGTGCTGCGCGTGGCCGGGTTCGACCTGCCGTACCCGCCGCCGATGCTGGAGCGTCACCACCTGCCCGGTGTGGACCGGATCCTGGACGCCGTGGGGCGTCTGCAGTGGGAGGCCGAGAGCTGA
- the paaN gene encoding phenylacetic acid degradation protein PaaN, whose translation MAAELTAPELIARHRPTLDQALEAIRTRAYWSPHPEHPKAYGENGSLDMAAGKAAFDALLGTRIDLDQPGTDGWVDGETSPYGVELGTSYPHADLDVLLPAMKAGMRAWRDAGAETRAVVCLEILRRISDRTMEFAQAVMHTSGQAFMMAFQAGGPHAQDRGMEAVAYAYAEQVRTPDTAEWTKPQGKRDPLALTKSFVPVPRGIGLVIGCNTFPTWNGYPGLFASLATGNAVLVKPHPRAVLPLALTVQAARQVLTEAGFDPNLVALAAERPGEGIAKTLATRPEIRIIDYTGSTEFGDWLESNARQAQVYTEKAGVNTVVVESTGDYKGMLSNLAFSLSLYSGQMCTTPQNLLVPRDGITTDQGPKSFDEVAADLAEAVDGLLGDDARASALLGAIVNPDVKARLEAATELGEVALASREITHPEFPGAVVRTPVIVKLDGSKPDAEAAYMSECFGPVSFVVAVDSAADATELLRRTIREKGAMTVGAYTTSPEVEEAVREVCLEEAAQLSLNLTGGVYVNQTAAFSDFHGSGGNPAANAALCDGAFVANRFRVVEVRREA comes from the coding sequence ATGGCCGCCGAACTCACCGCGCCCGAGCTGATCGCCCGCCACCGTCCCACCCTGGACCAGGCCCTGGAAGCGATCCGCACGCGCGCGTACTGGTCCCCCCACCCCGAGCACCCGAAAGCGTACGGGGAGAACGGCAGCCTGGACATGGCCGCGGGCAAGGCCGCCTTCGACGCCCTGCTCGGCACCCGCATCGACCTGGACCAGCCCGGCACGGACGGCTGGGTGGACGGCGAGACCTCCCCGTACGGCGTCGAGCTGGGCACGAGCTACCCGCACGCGGACCTGGACGTGCTGCTGCCCGCCATGAAGGCCGGGATGCGCGCCTGGCGGGACGCGGGCGCGGAGACCCGCGCGGTGGTCTGCCTGGAGATCCTCCGGCGGATCAGCGACCGGACCATGGAGTTCGCCCAGGCGGTCATGCACACCTCCGGCCAGGCGTTCATGATGGCGTTCCAGGCCGGCGGCCCGCACGCGCAGGACCGCGGCATGGAGGCGGTGGCCTACGCGTACGCGGAGCAGGTGCGCACGCCCGACACCGCGGAGTGGACCAAGCCGCAGGGCAAGCGCGACCCGCTCGCCCTCACCAAGAGCTTCGTCCCGGTCCCGCGCGGCATCGGCCTGGTCATCGGCTGCAACACCTTCCCGACGTGGAACGGCTACCCGGGCCTGTTCGCCTCCCTGGCCACGGGCAACGCGGTCCTGGTCAAGCCGCATCCGCGCGCGGTGCTGCCGCTCGCGCTCACCGTCCAGGCCGCCCGCCAGGTGCTCACCGAGGCCGGCTTCGACCCCAACCTGGTCGCGCTGGCCGCCGAGCGGCCCGGCGAGGGCATCGCCAAGACGCTCGCCACGCGCCCGGAGATCCGGATCATCGACTACACCGGCTCCACCGAGTTCGGCGACTGGCTGGAGAGCAACGCGCGCCAGGCGCAGGTGTACACGGAGAAGGCCGGCGTCAACACGGTCGTCGTGGAGTCGACCGGCGACTACAAGGGGATGCTGTCCAACCTGGCGTTCTCCCTGTCCCTGTACAGCGGCCAGATGTGCACCACCCCGCAGAACCTGCTGGTCCCCCGCGACGGCATCACCACCGACCAGGGCCCCAAGTCCTTCGACGAGGTCGCCGCCGACCTGGCCGAGGCGGTCGACGGCCTGCTCGGTGACGACGCCCGCGCAAGCGCCCTGCTGGGCGCGATCGTCAACCCGGACGTCAAGGCCCGCCTGGAGGCCGCCACCGAGCTCGGCGAGGTCGCGCTCGCCTCCCGCGAGATCACCCACCCGGAGTTCCCGGGCGCGGTGGTGCGCACGCCGGTGATCGTGAAGCTGGACGGCTCCAAGCCGGACGCCGAGGCCGCCTACATGAGCGAGTGCTTCGGCCCGGTCTCCTTCGTGGTCGCCGTCGACTCCGCCGCCGACGCGACGGAGCTGCTGCGGCGCACGATCCGCGAGAAGGGCGCGATGACCGTCGGCGCGTACACGACCTCCCCGGAGGTCGAGGAGGCCGTGCGGGAGGTCTGCCTGGAGGAGGCCGCCCAGCTCTCGCTGAACCTCACCGGCGGGGTCTACGTCAACCAGACGGCCGCCTTCTCCGACTTCCACGGCTCCGGCGGCAACCCGGCGGCCAACGCGGCCCTGTGCGACGGCGCCTTCGTCGCCAACCGCTTCCGGGTGGTCGAGGTGCGCCGCGAGGCCTGA
- the pdhA gene encoding pyruvate dehydrogenase (acetyl-transferring) E1 component subunit alpha, with protein MTVMEQRGAYRPTPPPAWQPRTDPGPLLPDAEPYRVLGTEAAAEADPELLRRLYAELVKGRRYNAQATALTKQGRLAVYPSSTGQEACEVAAALVLEERDWLFPSYRDTLAVVARGVDPVETLTLLRGDWHSGWDPYEHRVAPLSTPLATQLPHAVGLAHAARLKGDDVVALALVGDGGTSEGDFHEALNFAAVWQAPVVFLVQNNGFAISVPLAKQTAAPSLAHKAVGYGMPGRLVDGNDAAAVHEVLADAVRRARAGGGPTLVEAVTYRVDAHTNADDATRYRGDAEVETWRQHDPITLLERELTGRGLLDEAGVETARQDAETMAASLRARMNQDAELDPMDLFTHVYAEPTPQLLEQREQLRAELAAEAEAEGARP; from the coding sequence ATGACGGTCATGGAGCAGCGGGGGGCCTACCGGCCGACCCCGCCGCCCGCCTGGCAGCCCCGCACCGATCCCGGCCCCCTGCTGCCCGACGCGGAGCCGTACCGCGTGCTCGGCACCGAGGCGGCGGCGGAGGCCGACCCCGAGCTGCTGCGCCGGCTGTACGCGGAGCTGGTGAAGGGCCGCCGCTACAACGCGCAGGCCACCGCCCTCACGAAGCAGGGCCGTCTCGCGGTCTACCCCTCCAGCACCGGCCAGGAGGCGTGCGAGGTCGCCGCCGCCCTGGTGCTCGAGGAGCGCGACTGGCTGTTCCCGAGCTACCGCGACACCCTCGCGGTCGTCGCGCGCGGCGTGGACCCGGTCGAGACCCTCACCCTGCTGCGCGGCGACTGGCACAGCGGCTGGGACCCCTACGAGCACCGGGTGGCCCCGCTGAGCACCCCGCTCGCCACCCAGCTGCCCCACGCCGTCGGTCTCGCCCACGCCGCCCGCCTCAAGGGCGACGACGTGGTGGCGCTCGCCCTGGTCGGCGACGGCGGCACCAGCGAGGGCGACTTCCACGAGGCGCTGAACTTCGCAGCCGTCTGGCAGGCCCCGGTCGTCTTCCTCGTCCAGAACAACGGCTTCGCGATCTCCGTCCCGCTCGCCAAGCAGACCGCGGCCCCGTCGCTGGCCCACAAGGCCGTCGGCTACGGCATGCCCGGCCGCCTGGTCGACGGCAACGACGCGGCCGCCGTGCACGAGGTCCTCGCCGACGCGGTGCGCCGCGCCCGCGCGGGCGGCGGGCCGACCCTGGTCGAGGCGGTCACCTACCGCGTGGACGCCCACACCAACGCCGACGACGCGACCCGCTACCGCGGCGACGCCGAGGTCGAGACGTGGAGACAGCACGACCCGATCACCCTGCTGGAGCGGGAGCTGACCGGCCGCGGCCTGCTGGACGAGGCCGGCGTCGAGACCGCCCGGCAGGACGCCGAGACCATGGCCGCGTCCTTGCGCGCCCGCATGAACCAGGACGCGGAGCTCGACCCCATGGACCTGTTCACGCACGTCTACGCCGAGCCCACCCCCCAGCTGCTGGAGCAGCGCGAGCAGCTGCGGGCCGAGCTGGCGGCCGAGGCCGAAGCGGAAGGAGCGCGGCCATGA
- a CDS encoding Lrp/AsnC family transcriptional regulator: MAEGQEGTGPLPPARPLDAIDQDILRMLQADGRASVRSVAERVHVSRANAYARINRLVEDGVIRGFGARVDHERAGHGTSAYITLKIVQNTWRTVREQLRQLPGASHIALVGGDFDVLLLVHTPDNRALRELVLTRIQAIPEVLSTRTLLVFEEEDLEPQW; this comes from the coding sequence ATGGCCGAGGGCCAGGAGGGGACGGGGCCGCTGCCGCCGGCGCGGCCTCTCGACGCGATCGACCAGGACATCCTGCGGATGCTGCAGGCGGACGGCCGCGCGTCGGTACGGTCGGTCGCCGAGCGGGTGCACGTCTCCCGGGCGAACGCCTACGCGCGCATCAACCGGCTCGTGGAGGACGGCGTCATCCGGGGTTTCGGCGCCCGCGTCGACCACGAACGCGCCGGTCACGGCACATCGGCCTACATCACCCTGAAGATCGTGCAGAACACCTGGCGCACGGTGCGCGAGCAGCTCAGGCAGCTCCCGGGCGCCTCGCACATCGCCCTGGTGGGCGGGGACTTCGACGTACTGCTGCTGGTGCACACACCGGACAACCGGGCACTGCGCGAGCTGGTGCTGACCCGGATCCAGGCCATTCCCGAGGTGCTCAGCACCCGCACGCTGCTGGTGTTCGAGGAGGAGGACCTGGAGCCGCAGTGGTGA
- a CDS encoding TetR/AcrR family transcriptional regulator, with translation MTTAKRDTYTPETLLSVAVQVFNERGYDGTSMEHLSKAAGISKSSIYHHVAGKEELLRRAVSRALDGLFGILEEEHARVGRAAERLEYVVRRMVEVLIAELPYVTLLLRVRGNTDTERWALERRREFDHRVAELLKAAAADGDVREDIEVRLVTRLVFGMINSIVEWYRPDGRGMNEREVADAVAQLAFGGLRKGGDGRR, from the coding sequence ATGACCACCGCCAAGCGGGACACCTACACCCCGGAGACGCTGCTGTCCGTGGCGGTCCAGGTGTTCAACGAACGCGGCTACGACGGCACGTCCATGGAGCACCTCTCCAAGGCCGCCGGGATCTCCAAGTCGTCGATCTACCACCACGTGGCCGGCAAGGAGGAGCTGCTGCGCCGCGCGGTGAGCCGGGCGCTGGACGGTCTCTTCGGGATCCTCGAGGAGGAGCACGCGCGGGTGGGGCGCGCCGCCGAGCGCCTGGAGTACGTCGTACGGCGCATGGTCGAGGTGCTGATCGCCGAACTTCCCTACGTGACGCTGCTGCTGAGGGTGCGCGGCAACACGGACACCGAGCGCTGGGCGCTGGAGCGGCGGCGCGAGTTCGACCACCGGGTGGCCGAGCTGCTGAAGGCCGCGGCGGCCGACGGGGACGTGCGGGAGGACATAGAGGTGCGGCTGGTGACCCGCCTGGTCTTCGGCATGATCAACTCCATCGTGGAGTGGTACCGGCCGGACGGGCGCGGCATGAACGAGCGCGAGGTGGCCGACGCGGTGGCGCAGCTCGCCTTCGGAGGACTGCGCAAGGGGGGAGACGGCCGCCGGTGA